The following coding sequences lie in one Saimiri boliviensis isolate mSaiBol1 chromosome 6, mSaiBol1.pri, whole genome shotgun sequence genomic window:
- the UQCC3 gene encoding ubiquinol-cytochrome-c reductase complex assembly factor 3, with product MQSLRKTLITVAMLGAGAGVGSALLVIVTPRGQRKQEMLKEMPLQDPLRRDEVTRTQQLVMDVLQEAATTQENVAWRKNWMVGGKGGKSA from the exons ATGCAGTCCTTGAGGAAAACGCTGATCACGGTCGCAATGCTGGGCGCAGGGGCTGGCGTGGGCTCCGCGCTCCTTGTTATCGTGACCCCGAGAGGGCAGCGGAAGCAGGAGATGCTGAAG GAGATGCCACTGCAGGACCCGCTGAGGAGGGACGAGGTGACCAGGACCCAGCAGCTAGTGATGGACGTTCTGCAGGAAGCAGCGACCACGCAAGAGAACGTGGCCTGGAGGAAGAACTGGATGGTTGGCGGCAAAGGCGGGAAGTCGGCGTGA